Genomic segment of Myxococcus stipitatus:
GCGTCGGGAAGGGCTGCTCGAGCGTCGCAAGGCCGTGCAGGCGTCCTGGCGCCAGGGCGCGCGCCCCCACTTCCTGCCGGAGACGAAGGCCGTGCGCGAGGGGAGCTGGACGGTGGCTCCGCTGCCGCCGGACCTCCAGGACCGTCGGGTGGAGATCACCGGCCCGGTGGACCGGAAGATGATCATCAACGCCCTCAACTCCGGGGCGAACGTCTTCATGGCGGACTTCGAGGACGCCAACAGCCCCACCTGGGACAACGTCGTCCGGGGCCAGCTCAACCTGCGCGACGCCGTCCGCCGCCGCATCTCCTTCACCGCCGAGGGCGGCAAGCACTACGCGCTCAACGACAAGCCCGCCGTCCTCTTCGTGCGCCCCCGGGGCTGGCACCTGCCCGAGCGCCACGTCGAAATCGACGGCAAGCCCATCTCCGGCTCGCTCTTCGACTTCGCCCTGTTCTTCTTCCACAACGCGAAGGAGCAGCTCGCGCGCGGCACGGGCCCCTACTTCTACCTGCCCAAGATGCAGAGCCACCTGGAGGCCCGGCTCTGGAACGACGTGTTCGTGCTCGCCCAGGACACGCTCGGCATCCCCCAGGGCACCATCAAGGCCACGGTCCTCATCGAGACGCTCCCCGCCGCCTTCGAGATGGACGAAATCCTCTACGAGCTGCGCGAGCACTCCGCGGGCCTCAACTGCGGCCGCTGGGACTACATCTTCAGCTTCATCAAGACGCTCCAGTCGGACACCAGCGTGGTGCTCCCGGACCGGAGCCAGGTCACCATGGACAAGGCGTTCCTCAACGCCTACTCGCAGCTGCTCATCCAGACCTGCCACCGCCGCAACGTCCACGCGATGGGCGGCATGGCCGCGTTCATCCCCATCAAGGGCGACGCCGCCGCCAACGAGGCCGTCCTGGAGAAGGTCCGCGCCGACAAGCTGCGCGAGGTGAAGAACGGCCATGACGGCACCTGGGTCGCCCACCCCGGCCTCGTGTCCCTGGCCCGCGACATCTTCGACGCGAACATGAAGGGCCCGAACCAGCTCTCCAACAAGCGCGAGGACGTGCGCATCACCGAGGCGGACCTGCTCAAGGTCCCCTCCGGCACGCGCACCGAGGAGGGCCTGCGCCACAACCTGCGCGTGGGCATCCAGTACACCGCCGCGTGGCTGGGGGGCCTGGGCTGCGTGCCGCTCTACAACCTGATGGAGGACGCGGCCACCGCGGAAATCTCCCGCGCCCAGGTGTGGCAGTGGCTGCACCACGGCGCCTCGCTCGAGGACGGCCGGAAGGTGACGCCCGAGCTGTTCCAGTCCCTCCTGCGCGAGGAGATGGCCCGCCTGGAGAAGGAAGGCGTCCACGAGAAGTACGGCGCCGCCCACGTCCAGCGCGCTCGCGAGCTCTTCGAGCAGCTGTCCACCTCACCCACCTTCGAGGACTTCCTCACCCTGCCCGCCTACGAGGCGCTCGACTCCACCCACTGAACCACCGCCCACCTTCCAACCCACCTTTCACTGCTTCACCGAGGAGCCTGCGATGTACGACGCCACCACGACGACCCCGGACGCCTCCCCTCACGCCAAGCTGCACGCCCGCCGCTTCGAGGGCATCACGCGCAACTACACCGAGAAGGACGTGAAGAAGCTGCGCGGCACGCTGCCCATCAGCTACACGCTGGCCGAGGTCGGCTCCAAGCGGCTGTGGGAGCTGCTCCACACGGAGGACTACATCAACGCGCTGGGCGCGCTCACCGGCAACCAGGCCGTGCAGATGGTGCGCGCGGGCCTGAAGGCCATCTACCTGTCCGGTTGGCAGGTGGCGGCGGACGCGAACTCGGCCGGGCAGATGTACCCGGACCAGAGCCTCTACCCGGTGGACAGCGTCCCCACCGTGGTGAAGAAGATCAACAACGCCCTGCGCCGCGCGGACCAGATTGACCACGCCGAGGGCAAGAGCGACCGCTACTGGTTCGCGCCCATCATCGCGGACGCGGAGGCCGGCTTCGGCGGTCCGCTCAACGCGTTCGAGCTGATGAAGAGCATGATTGAGGCGGGCGCCGCGGGCGTCCACTTCGAGGACCAGCTCGCCAGCGAGAAGAAGTGTGGCCACATGGGCGGCAAGGTGCTGGTGCCCACCAGCCACTTCGTGCGCACCCTCAACGCCGCGCGGCTCGCCGCCGACGTCATGGGCGTGCCCACGCTGCTCGTCGCGCGCACGGATGCCGACAGCGCCAAGCTCCTGATGAGCGACGCGGACGAGTACGACCACCCGTTCATCGACCGCAAGAATGGCCGCACCCCGGAGGGCTTCTACCGCCTCAACGGCGGCCTGGACTGCGCCATCTCCCGCGGCCTGGCCTATGCGCCGTACGCGGACCTGGTGTGGTGCGAGACCAGCACCCCGGACCTTGCCCAGGCCAAGAAGTTCGCCGAGGCCATCCGCGCGAAGTTCCCCAACAAGCTGCTCGCGTACAACTGCTCCCCGTCCTTCAACTGGAAGAAGAACCTGGACGACGCGACCATCGCCAAGTTCCAGCGCGAGCTGGGCGCCATGGGCTACAAGTTCCAGTTCGTCACCCTGGCGGGCTTCCACGCGCTGAACCACTCCATGTACGAGCTGGCGCGCAAGTACCGCGACCGCGGCATGGCGGCGTACAGCGAGTTCCAGCAGGGTGAGTTCGGCTCGGAGAAGGACGGCTACACCGCCACGCGTCACCAGCGCGAGGTCGGCACCGGCTACTTCGACCAGGTCGCCGAGGTCATCTCCGGCGGCTCCGCCAGCACCCTGGCCCTGCACGAGTCCACCGAGGCCCACCAGTTCTAGACATCCGCCTTGGCGATGAAGTCCCCTGGAGGCCGTGGGAGCGGGCACCCTGCCCGTAAGCCCGCGGCCTCCGGGCGTTTTTCCGGTGGCGCGCCCTTCGCTGATCCTCGGACGCAACATTCCGGGGCGTCTGGCGATAATGTGGGCAGACCTTCCGAGACTCGCGCTTCGTGCGTGCTCGGACCGCCACGGAGCAGCCATGAGCCGCATCAACCATCTCACGGGTCCTCGGGTCCAGCTCCCGACGCAGCAGGCCGCCGCCGCGTCCTCGAGCGTGGGCTTCGGCTCGCGGCTCCAGCAGCAGAACAGCATGATGTCCGCCGCCGCCCGTCCGGGGGACCCGCTGATGTCCACGGGGGGCCTGGTGGTTCAGTCGGCGCTGGCCTCGGTGGGAGGCTCCTCGCACAGCGGCATGCTGAACTCCTATCTCTCGGCCGTGGGCCGTGGCCCCATCACCGCGGAGGGCGGCTCCGTCGCCAGCGCCGGGGCCGCGAAGCCGGGCTCCCAGCAGGCCGAGGAGCAGAAGGTGATGACGGAGCTGGCGGAGCTGTCCGCCGCGACGCTGAACAACTCCATCTTCCACATGGGCAACCGCATGAAGGTGGACCTGGAGCGCGAGTAGTCGCTCGTCCCGGTGGAAGGGATGCAGGGGGCCCGTGGACCGGGCCCTTTTCATTTCAGTTGAGGTACTTCGGGCGGGGCGGGGAGGCGGGCTGCTGACGCATCATCTCCAGGCCCTGGCGCGTGAGGATGAAGCGCACCACCCCGGAGCCGCGCTCGGTCTCGATTTCCGCTTCGAACGCGGGCCCGGCGATTCCGCCCAGCGCCACATCCTTGCGCAGGTTGCGCACCTTGCCGCTCAGCATGTCCCCGGCGACCTCCTTCATCCCTTCGCCGCGCTCGTGCAGCTCGTACGCCGTCTGATGCAGCGTCATGGCGAGCGAGGGGGAGAGCGGCTGGGAGCTGAAGAGGACGGAGATGAGCAGCCAGTAGGGCGGGGTTTCGTCGGAGGACATCGCCCGCCCATCCTAAGCGCCTGCACGCTCGCGGGCCCGAGGAAGTGAAGGCCACCTGTCGCGAGGAGGGGGCGTCCTGGAGCGGTCCCGCGCACGGCTCGCGAGGGTGTAGCCGAACCACAGGCCATAGGCACAGGCGAGCCAGGCCCCCATCGCGAAGAGGGACCAGGGCACGGAGCCCGTCACCAGACGCACGATGACGAAGAGGTCTCCGGCCAGGCCCAGCGCCAGGGTGACGGTGGAGGCCAGGAGCATGCGGCTCGCGAAGGTGTGGAAGCGCTCCGTCTCCTCGCCGCGCTCGACCATGCGGTGGTAGGCCGGAGGCGCCAGGAGGAGGATGATGCTCGCGGTCATCATCACCAGGGCCGCCAGGTGCATGTATCGCGATGAAGCGGGCAGCCGTTCGAACGCCGGCATCAGCACCGTGGCGAACTGGAACCCCAGCAGGGCCTGGACGCCCGGCAGGATGACGCGCGTCTCCGTCAGGACATGCTGGACGCGGTCTTTCAGCTCCGTGCGCCGAGGGGGCTGTGCCTGCCCGTTCATGTCCCTTCTCCCATGCGCGGCGGTTCCGGACCGCCATCGGTGGAACAGCTCCAGGCCGTAGAGGAAGAAGAGCGCGACGATGCCGGTCCCCACCCCCAGCGCGATTCCCCAGGTCCGCCCCAGCACCTTCTCTCCCGCGACGAAGAGCAGGATGGCGAGCGCGGTGGCGATGGGCAGCAGCGCGATGCCCAGGAGCCAGGTCGTGAGTCGATGGAGCCTGGGCGTATCCTCGCCCTTCTCCACGATGCGGTGGAAGTTGCCTGGCGTGATGAGCAGCGTGAGCGCGCCCAGCAACAGGACGAGCTCGAACAGCATCCAGGACTGGGTGCTCTTGGGGAGGGAGGCGTATCCCTCCTCGAGAAACATCCGGAAGCCGAAGCCCAGGAGGACCTGGGTCCCCAGCATGAGGATGCGGGTCTCATCGAGGGCCTGCTGAATCTGAAGCGTCAGCGCGGGCCGCATCGTCGTCCTCCTCCGCGGCGCCTTCACGACGGCCCTTCCAGGTCGCGCGCAGCCGCTGGAACTGCTGCTCGAAGTCCGCCAGCTCCTCGTCGGTCGCGTCCTCCAGGTCCGCGAAGGTGTTCCGGGCACGGCGCTGGGCCCGGATGAGCTCGTCCAGCTTCAGGTGCAGGGCCTTCGCATCGCGGTTCTGCGTCGCCTGGATGAGGAACACCATCAGGAACGTGATGATGGTGGTGGCGGTGTTGATGACGAGCTGCCAGCTATCGCTGAACGAGAAGAGCGGCCCGAGCAGGCACCAGCCCACGATGCCTCCCAGCGCCACGAAGAACGTGACCGGGGAGCCGGCGACCATCGCGACGTGGTGCGCGAATCGGTGGAAGCGCTCGTGCATTCACAAGAGGAGTGACCATCGTCGGAGCCGTTGGCTCGCTCAGGAGCTTCCCCGACGACCTGCCGCGACGAGCGTTCGCCCTCGCGAGACCGGGGCGGCCCGAAGCGCGGCGAGCTCAGCCCGCGCGAGGACGGCGCCGGGACGCGATTCCCTCGGCCAGCGTCACCTGCTGCTTCCAGTGGCCATAGAGCCGTCCCTGGGAGGCCAGCCGGTCCAGCTTGCGGCGCGTCTCGTCGTCCACCTGACCCGGCGGCGCGTCGCGGAATGGAGTCCCCGGCAGCGGCATGAAGGCGTGTCCGTGAACACGCGCCCCCAGCTCCGCCAGCCGCTCCATGAGGGCCACGGTGGCCTCCACGTCCGACGCCTCTTCACCGGGCAGACCCAGGATGAAGTCCACGTTGGGGACGAAGCCGCCCTCCACCGCCAGGCGCGTGGCGCGCACCACCGTCTCCACGTCATGGCCCCGCCGAGTGCTCTGGAGGATGCGCTCGGAGCCGGACTGTCCGCCGATGATGAGGTTGTCGTTGTGGACGTAGCGCTTGAGGAGCGCGAGTGCCTCGGGCGTGACGTGCTCGGGGCGGACCTCCGAGGGGAAGGTGCCGTAGTACACGCGCCCATCGGGGGCCATGGCCTCGCTCACCGCGGCGAGGAGCTCTTCCACGGCGGCCAGGTTCATCGTCTCGTCGGCGGTGCCGTAGGACATGGACGTGGGGGTGATGAAGCGGATGTCCCGACGTCCTGAGCGGCGCAGCTCGCGGGCCCAGTGCGCCACGTTGGCCACGGAGCGATGGCGGAAGCGCGCCTTGCTCATGAAGGGCGTCTGACAGAACCGGCACGCGTAGATGCAGCCGCGCGTGATTTCGATGGCCCCGAACATCGCGTGCCGCGCGGCGAAGGGCGGGAAGTCGTCGAGCTTCACGCCCTCTCCCCGGCCGTGCTGGACCAGCTTGCCGTCCTTCAGCCAGGCCACGCCGTGGGTGTCCCGAGGTTCGTCTCCTCGCTGGACGCGAGCGAGCAGCTCACGCAGGGAGTGCTCGCCCTCGCCAATGGCGATGAGGTCGAAGCCCGCCTGGAGCGTCTGGAGCGGCTCGGCCGTCGCGTGGACGCCGCCGGCGATGCACAGGACGGAGCGCCCCTCCAGCCGCTCGCGAACCCACGTCAACTCCTCCGCCGAGGCGGCGAAGCTGGCCGAGTAGAACGACCACGCGGCCACGACGGTGTCGCCCGCGTCGGCGCGCTCCTTCACCGTGGCGAGCAAGGTCTCGCGGTCCCGAGGGAAGAACAGCTTCACCTCCGCGAGCGTCGGGTCGGACTCGACGGCGCCCGCGAGCACGGTGAAGGCGTACTTGCCTGGGTACTGATAGCTGAGGACCAACGAGACGGGGCGATGCGGCACCATGAACACGGGTCATGATGCCACAGGCGCCATCGCGCAAGGCCCGGCTTGAGCGGTCCGGGCAAGCGACGCGGCATGCGCTGGGTGCCAGCGAGCGGGGGTGACAGACTTACGGGGCCACGGCGA
This window contains:
- a CDS encoding DUF6328 family protein — its product is MRPALTLQIQQALDETRILMLGTQVLLGFGFRMFLEEGYASLPKSTQSWMLFELVLLLGALTLLITPGNFHRIVEKGEDTPRLHRLTTWLLGIALLPIATALAILLFVAGEKVLGRTWGIALGVGTGIVALFFLYGLELFHRWRSGTAAHGRRDMNGQAQPPRRTELKDRVQHVLTETRVILPGVQALLGFQFATVLMPAFERLPASSRYMHLAALVMMTASIILLLAPPAYHRMVERGEETERFHTFASRMLLASTVTLALGLAGDLFVIVRLVTGSVPWSLFAMGAWLACAYGLWFGYTLASRARDRSRTPPPRDRWPSLPRARERAGA
- the aceB gene encoding malate synthase A, which gives rise to MTSEAPPSKSPDLGAGVAVKGPWHPDYGEVLTPDALAFVARLVRAFGERREGLLERRKAVQASWRQGARPHFLPETKAVREGSWTVAPLPPDLQDRRVEITGPVDRKMIINALNSGANVFMADFEDANSPTWDNVVRGQLNLRDAVRRRISFTAEGGKHYALNDKPAVLFVRPRGWHLPERHVEIDGKPISGSLFDFALFFFHNAKEQLARGTGPYFYLPKMQSHLEARLWNDVFVLAQDTLGIPQGTIKATVLIETLPAAFEMDEILYELREHSAGLNCGRWDYIFSFIKTLQSDTSVVLPDRSQVTMDKAFLNAYSQLLIQTCHRRNVHAMGGMAAFIPIKGDAAANEAVLEKVRADKLREVKNGHDGTWVAHPGLVSLARDIFDANMKGPNQLSNKREDVRITEADLLKVPSGTRTEEGLRHNLRVGIQYTAAWLGGLGCVPLYNLMEDAATAEISRAQVWQWLHHGASLEDGRKVTPELFQSLLREEMARLEKEGVHEKYGAAHVQRARELFEQLSTSPTFEDFLTLPAYEALDSTH
- the aceA gene encoding isocitrate lyase, with the translated sequence MYDATTTTPDASPHAKLHARRFEGITRNYTEKDVKKLRGTLPISYTLAEVGSKRLWELLHTEDYINALGALTGNQAVQMVRAGLKAIYLSGWQVAADANSAGQMYPDQSLYPVDSVPTVVKKINNALRRADQIDHAEGKSDRYWFAPIIADAEAGFGGPLNAFELMKSMIEAGAAGVHFEDQLASEKKCGHMGGKVLVPTSHFVRTLNAARLAADVMGVPTLLVARTDADSAKLLMSDADEYDHPFIDRKNGRTPEGFYRLNGGLDCAISRGLAYAPYADLVWCETSTPDLAQAKKFAEAIRAKFPNKLLAYNCSPSFNWKKNLDDATIAKFQRELGAMGYKFQFVTLAGFHALNHSMYELARKYRDRGMAAYSEFQQGEFGSEKDGYTATRHQREVGTGYFDQVAEVISGGSASTLALHESTEAHQF
- a CDS encoding low affinity iron permease family protein — translated: MHERFHRFAHHVAMVAGSPVTFFVALGGIVGWCLLGPLFSFSDSWQLVINTATTIITFLMVFLIQATQNRDAKALHLKLDELIRAQRRARNTFADLEDATDEELADFEQQFQRLRATWKGRREGAAEEDDDAARADASDSAGPR
- a CDS encoding TIGR04013 family B12-binding domain/radical SAM domain-containing protein, which encodes MVPHRPVSLVLSYQYPGKYAFTVLAGAVESDPTLAEVKLFFPRDRETLLATVKERADAGDTVVAAWSFYSASFAASAEELTWVRERLEGRSVLCIAGGVHATAEPLQTLQAGFDLIAIGEGEHSLRELLARVQRGDEPRDTHGVAWLKDGKLVQHGRGEGVKLDDFPPFAARHAMFGAIEITRGCIYACRFCQTPFMSKARFRHRSVANVAHWARELRRSGRRDIRFITPTSMSYGTADETMNLAAVEELLAAVSEAMAPDGRVYYGTFPSEVRPEHVTPEALALLKRYVHNDNLIIGGQSGSERILQSTRRGHDVETVVRATRLAVEGGFVPNVDFILGLPGEEASDVEATVALMERLAELGARVHGHAFMPLPGTPFRDAPPGQVDDETRRKLDRLASQGRLYGHWKQQVTLAEGIASRRRPRAG